Sequence from the Carassius gibelio isolate Cgi1373 ecotype wild population from Czech Republic chromosome A7, carGib1.2-hapl.c, whole genome shotgun sequence genome:
AGTTaatgaaaaatagaaatgttgcctggccaattaacttaaaataatgttatttttaagtaaaattactaaaactgaaaacaaataGTACTTTTCATCTAAGCctaaaatactaaaatgaaaaaaaaaatatatttaaaataaagctgaaaataaataaacaatatagatataaatgtaagatgaaaacttgaaataaatgaaaatcagaTAAATTTAAAGTACTAAACCTGAATATGGAAactaataaaagtataaatagaatgattaaactaataaaaaattgaaaataaacaaaattactacaattaaaattaaaatataaaaaatgaagaccgataataaaaagaaaaaaatgaaagctgCAGCAATTTCTACTACttagcaaataaaaataataataattttgaacaaACAGACAATAATCGTATCATGAATTCTAAACCTAGTACagtggtaagtgtattttatgcaGTAATGGggtcatcaaaatataataattaactcgtgctcttttgtttatttactttattttttatacaaaaatgttaTACAAATACCAAAAGTGTAaagatatgatttatttatttttttttggggggggggggggggggtcatatcGCCCAGACCtataatatattacatacaaTGTATGAAAAACATATTAGTCAACTACTAGTAAaaaccaacaaaataataaaattaattaaaaataagttaaaaataagTTTATAAAAATGATTCTTTATACACATCTCATTGCAAAGAtctcagcagagagagagagagactgcatcCAGATCATTCAGGACCGGCTTCCAAAACTGAAACCAAACCTCATACCGGATTATATTTCACAGTCGGCCGAGACTGAAAACAAGCCACGAAGTTAGAGACCAGTCACAATTGTTTGCAGGAAACCGGCCCAGAATGCATCTGTCAGCGGTATAACATGATAAACATTAGCCCCACCTCCGTCCCCAGAGGACTGGCCAGCAGTGACATCATCGGTGATGTCATCAGGAAGAGAACAGCCCGCACCCACAACTGTGTGTGAAAGACAGCGagaggacgtgtgtgtgtgtgtttgtgtgtgtgtgtgtgagagagagagtggagtGCAGAAAGAGGTGTGCGTGTAGTTAGAGACAGACAAATACAAGAAACCACAGCAGCAGTAcacgagagagagaaagtgtgtgttgtGGAGAagtagcagagagagagagagagagagagagagagaaagtgtgtgttgtGGAGAagtagcagagagagagagagagagagagagagagtgtgtgtgttgtggagaagtagcagagagagagagagagagaaagtgtgtgttgtGGAGAagtagcagagagagagagagagagagacagagagaaagtgtgtgttgtGGAGAagtagcagagagagagagacagagagaaagtgtgtgttgtGGAGAagtagcagagagagagagacagagagaaagtgtgtgttgtGGAGAagtagcagagagagagagagagagagagagagagaagcgtgTTAAATCAAATAAGCTTCATCACAGTGAGATCTGAGCACatgcagagagacagacagagacagaggagagaagagacaAACGCTTCAATTCTCtgaaaatagagagagagaaatcaaaaacattttcattattcaaaataaagctgaaatgaagatttaaagggacagttcacctaaaaattcaaATCTCCCCATGattaactcaccctcaggccatcctagGTGTGTacgattttcttctttcagacaaatcaaataggagttatattaaaaaaaacactctgGCTCTTCCGAactttataatggaagtgaatgtgtGTTATATTTCAATCGTCCAAAAGACATCAAATAAAGCGCATCCATCCATAGTTTAAGCGACTCACACAGGTCCAGGGGGTGAATGAAGGCCTCCTGAAGCGAATCGATGCTTTTTGTacgaaaaatatcaatatttaaaactttataaaccgtaATCTGTAGCTTCCGCTAGCTGTCGTGCgagaagtataaaaaaaaacgaagatttgtaaagaaaaatgttgaagGATTTTGAtttaagccaagaggagactggttttcgtTCGCTCCTGTAAACAAACCGGAGCTGTGTGAGGTGCTTATACTAATAATGGATGCGTTTTATTTGACATCTTTTAGACTACTgaaaaataacacccattcactgtaggggtgggcgatatctcgatatttaaaatatatcgagatattttttaaacacgatatggattttgacatatcgtatatatcgatatgttgtttatatttaattctgattccgccactttgcttctttgccttctctgtgctgtgctcgcccccgctcgctcgctcgcccccgcctccttgcttttgtccccactCCCTTCGCGGAACTAGTCTAAAAAACAAAGTCTAAAAACaaaaggacaactggctccattatatggagatactttggTTTTAAGGCGTAGGACGAACAGAAGGCAGATGTCTAACGTAGGGCccaatgatttccgcgatgcagaaaacgaggacggaatccagtcataaaaacggtatttacagtttaacgcggaatgtcacggaattggttaaattttgaatgaattatcaaaagtaggtcatgcacttaaatcaaatcgcgatatagactaatatctgcaaatattaacccggaaaagtctatttaaatatgaatcctgcatgttctgcgtgtctgtgttaacgaatggcgcagaagcgcgtcttcattcattaaacacacagaAGTGCGCGTGACGCtacggtgatttcagcgtctttccTATCACTGATAAAGATGTGAaaacatgaggaacatctccagaactgcaccgagagtcacttcatgagcatctgaccgtttgatttgagtaagactagctcatatcacatcatagactgtagtatcacatacacagaactgtaaaggtaaacccgtcaaaataaaagtatttggcagaaatattttactattgttcagcagaatgtacatagcccactactactattattaaaatgaaatgaacatatttttttaaggaataatcacacaacatttcttccatgttttatttttaatagtaaatcccctttgtttaccaaaaaataaagtttgcttaattttaaataattaaaagataaattaaataaatgttttatgccttcatttgacaaccagaaaaatgtaaatacacagaatttctgaagggaaaaaatttcacataaggctattttaagatttttttaaaactaattaagttgtttttatgcatttcaataattacacatgctaaaacacagaattaggtaacaataaagcatatggtgaagaaaaaaataaaacgtttcatagggccctaaacatgtaatatttggcatatttgtttttgcagtagttttaggggggttatttttcctgtaaagatatcgagatatatatcgcatatcgagatatagcaaaatatatcgagatatattttttgctccatatcgcccagccctaattcaCTGCCATAATgtagcttggaagagccagggcatttttttttatatatatatatataaaactcctagtggatttgtctgaaagagaaatgtcatacacacctaggatggcttgagggtgagtaaatcatggggtaattaaaatttttgggtgaactatccctttaaatctaaaCACTGGAtgataaatgtgattttaatcactgtaGTATTAACTATGATCATCATATAATATGGTGCTGAGTGTTTACCTTTCCTCACCACCTTAATGGGCGACTGCGGCACCTCTACAGGCGGAGCTTCTACAGACTCCTCCCCCCATTGGCTGGGCCTCTCACTGGGGGCGGGATCAGAGAACTCCGCCCCCACTCCGTCGGTCAAAGGACTCCTTTCATTGGCCGTCTCATTAGTGGGCGTGTCATCTGAATCCTGACTCCACCCGTCCTCAAGATCTCGGAAGATCAGCTGCCGGAGGGTTTCCActgagaaaacaagaaaaacattgTAAGTTGCCAGTAAACAAGATATTGAAGAGCTgaactgtgttgtgttttgttttatcagcTATAGGAGCAAAATAGTTGGTACTGACTTCTGATTGGACAGAAATGGTCTATTCCTCTCATTAAGTGCTTTCAGAGTTATTCCAGTATTATCTATACActatttattatttcaatttttttgtatttttttttataggttttaGTCAATTTTATGAATTCTAATCAGTGATTAAGTTTGTCGATTTAATATGTACCTTAAGTAAAATAAgctatttcagttaacaaaaatacatatttataatagtttcaacatttattattttaatttattttacttcataACAGGTGTTTGGTTACAGCTTTCTTGGCTCTTTTCATGGCGAGAAACAAGTTGAAACAGCATAAAAAGAGCCATTTAGAAACTTATGTAAATGTTTCCTTCAGACAAAAAATTGCTTTAGATGAAAAGATTTGATTCAGGGTTCACCCTTAATTTCAGATTAATCTCCCAGAGTttcatatttaatactttttaagagctgcacaaataaaatcaataccaTATGAGTGGGGTAGGGCAGTGTATAGTAACATATTTAGCTGTAAAGCATGATTTATAGTTCAGATACAAGTTTTCAAACTAcaggttttataaaataaacttaacatttcagcctttaaaccacTTATAAGAAAATTAATCaaagtataaattattatattaattaaaaaacattgatTTTCAATTTGTCTGAACAAAAACTGAAAAGGCAAGTGCATTttctaccagcaggtggcgcattTGGAACAGCAGACATTGTGAATACAGTGGTTTTCCCTGACTTTGAAATGTGCAGcactcatgtttatttcatgaaaTCACACATTAAGCCGTAAAAATTTTCATCTTCCTGTCCTCAAATGTAAGACCTCCTGAAAttataattaagactttcttgtaTCATTAAATTTGACAATTAAATGTACTCCCATCTCCGAAGCGAAAACAATGGCTCACCGTCCTGGAGAGCAGCTTCGGCTACAGCAGCTTTGGTTCGGGGGGACCCGTCTCCATCCTGATGATGGTGTGTGTCCGATCCGTCTGTTGGTGTGAGAGCGGCTTCATCATCACTGACAGAGTCCTGCTCCAGAGACACGGACGACTCCAGCACATCTGAGAGACACGGGGGAAATCATGTCATGAACTTCTGGTGCATTTTACATCAAACAGCACAGGAAACGTCTGAGCTTAGTTGTGCAATTTAATGCATGAAGTATTATAAAAAACCTTCAGATTAATGTGCACTTTCCAAGAAAATCACTTATGTCTAAAATCTTCAGCCTTTAGAATGAATAAGAATATTTTACACAGTAACTGTTCATTTCAGCAGTTTTGCACACGTagaattgtttgtttttactgaATGTATGAAATTGCATTATGTACTACTGTTCGAAAGTGTCTGGCACCTCCTCTCtcagcgccgtcaaaataaaagtcccacctccAACACTTCGCCCAAGCAGAAAAAGTTATCAGCCGATGCAgttatttgaaaaatgacaaatatcggccgatatatcggttgaaCAAAGTCTTCAGATTCACATGATATACAGAAATCATCATAATATACTGACTTACTGCCcaacaaacatttctgatcatcatCAGTATTGAAAACGCACTGATTCTCATTTCTGTGAAAAAACGGTGATGCATTGCATTTGAAACGTATTGCTTTATAATGACCATTTGATCCATTTAAATCATCCTCTATAGCAAaaatttgaatggtagtatatatgCTATTTTTGATTTCCTGATTTTGGCATTTACAACACACAGTTCACACACTGCTCTCACCTAAAGCATTGTCAGATGAGCGCACACCTGAGGACCTGAAACAGAGCAGACGTGAGTTCATCAGATCTAGTGATGATACGGCTGTATGTCAGTGtttgtgtgctgatggtgtgacGTACGGCGCTGGCGATCCTTGTTTGCTCGATCCTGCTCCTAGACTGGCAGCAGCGATCGTCTTCTCCAGCAGATCTTTCCAACTGTGAGGAAACATGAAGGAATGATTAAAGCTCCCTGATTGGCTGCAATCCTGTCAATCACACGAGCAGCCAATGAGGGCCGAGCGGAGACTCACGTGTTCTTCTCTGACGACGTCCCGGCCACCAGCTCGTAGATCTGACTCTCAGACGTGCTGATCACGTACAGAGCTTTATTGTCTGCAAGACGGAAATGAGTTCAtcaaatactttaaataataagGGTGTATTGAGAAGATTCAGAGTTCACTCAGTGAGCGTAAAACATGAAGCAGCTCGTGAAGCTTCCACTCTCACCGGTGGCAACCAATCGGACGAGGGCGGAGTCGAGGCGCAGGATTGGGCAGAAGGGGATCTTGAGGTCTGGAGCTCCGCCCAGCGAGCGTGACGGACAGCGCAGGACGAGGCGCTCGTCTGCACCCCTCTGAAGGAGCACCAGCAGATCTGAGAGCAGCAGCGCCTGCACCTCTGGGACGGCCCAAACATCACACACACGTTATCTCACGTCTACAAGCTCTGAGCTCAGATATGTGCTATTACACTTCACTCAAACCATTAAACACTttccttaaataaaaaatatttaaaaatatttaacattaactcaaaatataaaatgaaaaacaacttATTTTAGCTTTCCTAAGGCAACacttgatttactaaaataattCAATCTAAAACAGATTTTATCAATAAATATCGAACTTCTAATAAATAGATTTgcttaataaaaattaacaacACACATAAACctactaataaaaaatacaacaacaaaattactaaagcaTTGCCTACACTAATGAAAacgaaaaaatataatatatattattaaatttaataatcatatttaaaatgttacattgaaaagaaaatatttaaataaaatgtattaatatttaatataacaaataatatatttaatcaaatgacttaatttaaaagttaagatattttaatataataaaatataatttaatatatttgaaatacatacagacacaaatatataatgtataagtatatttatgtatatgtatttgtgtgatATATATTTTGCTATTGCAACACAGCATgattgaataatatatttttatatataaactgcACATCTACAAGTCAACATAGGAAAGGAACTGCCTTTAGATAAATGTGCATTACTGGATTGTAGCAAAAGCTCCTGTATGGAGTAATGCATCTCAGCAGACACTATGGTAACTGGTGATTTTGAATTAGTTGCACTTTGATTGTGTTCTGTGTCGGTGTGCGTCACACATCTGTACCGATGGCCTTGTCCTTGCTGACCCTCCAGGTGAGCGACCCCTCGTGGATCATCCTCTTCGTGGTGAGATCCAGGCTCTGAGAGAGAAGCGACAGCATGAAGATCTCTGTGACTGTGAGTGAGTGATGATGGGACGGGGACGGCTCTCACCTTGAACTGTGCTGCGAGGGGATTGGCCAGCCGCTCCAGAGGCGTCAGGTCCAGCCTGCGCTGGTACTGTCCGAGCCGATGCCGGTGCTCCGTCTCTCTGACCACCTCATTGACCGCCTGCAGTATACCACGACACCGGGCCTGAGCTCTCTGGAGCAGCGGCAGGTCCGGAGACGACGCTGCACACAGATATAACACACAGAGGAGGGTTAGCGCCAGTCGTTCTCATGAtcctgacgtgtgtgtgtgtgtgtgtgtgtgtggactcacGCTCGCTGTGTTTGATGATGTTGTCCAGCAGAAGAGGGTATTTAGTCAAGCGCTGCATCTCAGCCACCAGCAGATCCTTCAGCTGTAACCTGCGACAGTGAGGACTGGCCTCacactcctacacacacacacacacacacacacacacacacacacgtgagtcACGGGGGGCTGGAGACGCACCACAGGGCCCTGGAGCAGGTCTTACCTGTATGAGGTGAGCGAAGCGAGGGTCTTTACGCTGTTTGCTCTTGATGAGCTCCAGCGCTTGACTCTGCTGACTGCACAGATGAGACACCTGCTCCTCGAACTGATCTCCAGCCTCGCCctccagctgcacacacacacacacacgcgcacacacacacacaaaaccatcaCTTTTGAAGGAACAGCtcaccccaaaataaacatttctgacagTTTCCTCTCCCTCAAGCCATGTAAGATTAggacgagtttgtttcttcatcagatttggagaaatgtagcattgcatcacttgttcagtatgctctgcagtgaatgggtgccgtcagaacgagagtccaaacagctgataaaaacatcacaataatccacagcactccatcAGTTAACACTTTGTGAaatgaaaaactgcatgtttatgagaaacaaatccataattgAGATGTGTTTAACATCAAATGAGTTGAAAGTCcatatatataagtattatagtccataattaataataatgcttcctACAGTATAATAGTCCTTCATCTGTTTTGGCTTTTAAACGATGCTTGacctgtgcagatttctctcctgatccaGGCAGAATGACTTTTCAagagaggaagtgttattatggatgaTGGAAGCAGCAGTTGAAGGTTAAAAACTCCTTAATAATGGATCTGTTGCAGCTTTTATCTTCTGAatgcattaactgatggactggagagctgtggattattgtgatgtgtctatcagctgtttggactctcgttctgacggcacccactcACTGatgagcatccattgatgagactctgatgcagtgctacatttctccaaaccggATGAAGAAACAGACATCTTGGATGGCCCAAGAGAGAGCAGATTTTTGATGAACTTTTCCTCAAACTCCTCTAAGACGAGAGGAGCGAGGCACTCACTCTGGCCAGCATGATGTCCCCGATGCCCTGAACGACCGGCGATTCCCTGCGCTTCTTCATGGCCTCACATAAGCTCGCTGGGATAGAGAAACATCATCAGACCTGGAGTATTACATCTACACGCATGCATTCATCAGAGCGCTGCATTCAGTTCATAGGTTTGTTAAGTCTTATGTCCACCCTGCAGGAATACATGTGTCTTACAAGACTAAATATACAGCAGTCAGCGCAAACACAACAGTAAAGGATCCCAGTGTCTGAGTGTTTGACCAGCACTGACCGTGGAGCTCGTAGACGTGCCGCAGGTTCAGGAAGATACAGGACAGCTCTTCAGGACTGAGGACGCTCTGCATCTTCTGATAAAACACCTGGTCCAGGACCCTGAGCGTCCGCAGGTGAGACGCCTCCGTGGTGTACAGCTCTGAAGAACAGAGAGTTAAACacctgagctacacacacacacacacacacacacacacacacgctctgatCGCTTAATCTGCTACAACATCACCAGAACCTGCTCAAACCTCGAGCTACAGTTGAAGAGGTTTAACTATTCTCCACATAAAACACACCGAACCTGACGAGGCTCTGACAGCGTAATATCCTCAGATCTTCTCACGTGCCTCTCAAAACATCCTGAGATTTGGGTTACAACTTCTTAAAATTGTTCATGTTCTTCCATTTAACCCATAAACGCACTGAAGTCTGAGGCTCGAGGctatctgaaatcactgtatTAGTTTTCACAGACGTATCATCTTAAAACAAACGAAACATCTCCAGCGTGTCTGGGATTGTCGTGAAGCTCATTTCTCCGTCCCGAGGAGAAACACTGCTCATTACAGAGACACAGACGCCTGACGGATCTGATGAAACTCTCTCGTATTTCACGGTTCATGCTTCACCCTGAGCTGGTTATTACTTGGAGGAAGTCATGCactgagatttaaaataatttattaaagatGTCCAGTGTGTGACAGACACAGTCAGTGTATTAAACTGTTGATAGTTGATGTGATATTATAAAGCTCTTCACAATCCTGCCCCCTGCTGGTCTCACTAACACATCTCACAACAGCAACCTAGTCTTAAACTGCCTCGTTTACAACAGTAAACACAGATTAACTAGATTAAAGTGTTTTGACTGTTTGTTTATTCttataaaaatgcatacatttgcTTAAATACATATTCCATTTCtaggcgaactaaccctttaatgaagaGTTTACCTATTGTTTGTGTACTTTAAATCAGTGCTTAGTGTAATATCTCCCATTATAAGTGTCTTAAAATGAGCTGCAGTGACTGATGTCATGTCACAGATGCTGTAAAGTTGAACTGAacaggaaatatttatttaataaatgcagatGTTTAAATAGAAGCGAGTCGTTTCTGCACCacaaaatgactgttttcaaacaggtttcccagtGTCCTGCCTTTGCTCAGTCAAGCGTGTGTGACGAGACCTGActtcagtgtgtgtctgtgtaagtgtGTACCGTAGATGACGGCCTGTCGGTCGATCTCTCGTGAGCTGAGAGACGCCAGGACGTGTGGCTCCACCGTCTCCTGCCAGTTGTGTGAGTCAACCACATCCTCGTCCAGAGCCGGAGCGTCCGGTAACAGAGCCACCGGAGCGTCCAGCATCCTgaggacggagagagagagagagagagagtgagacgcACGAGCAGAGACAGAGCAGAGACAGAACGAGAGCTGATAAACCTCACCTGCGCTGAGAGCGAGGTGTGTACGGCGGCGTCGGGTTCTCCAGCGATCTGAAAGAACACTAATAAAGTTAGAAACTCAACAcagaagaaaatgtaatttaatttaatggatTTATCTATTGAATGTTGCTAGGGCTGCAACAACTACTCTATAAAAATCGATAATGTaaatagtggtcgaccgatatatcggccgatatttagacattattttaACGGAGTGTCTATTTGtgtcccgtgtgtgtgtgtgtgtgtaccgtgcCGAGCTGCTGGAGGCTGAAGACGAAGCGCTGTGATGTAACAGCCTCAGTCCAGGCCCCTCCCTCTCCTCCACATCCTCCATATCCACATCACTACGAGAACGAGGGACAGACTCCGCCCCCGCCCCGCCTCCTCGCCGACGCCCCTCCCCCTGAGCCTTCAGAGACTCGCTGCGAGCCAGTCGCACTGATATGGTCGGACTGAGGAGGAGAATAAACCAATCAGCATCAACTCATTAAAGCTGGACGTCTTGGATGACGTGTAACTGTGTTGTGACCTGTCCATGCTGTCCTCTCCAAAACTGCTGGAGGACAGGGTCTGTCCCTCACTGTCCCCTTCTTCAACCGAGTCTGAGTTATTCTCAAACTGCTGAATGATGTTTCTCACGCTGCCAGGACGAACTGTGGACACAAACACAGTCAGTCATTAATATTCCTGCTCCAATTGTGTACAACACAACACTTTTGTATTGTTTAACATCAATGTTTTGAATATTTACTAAAACTACACTACTACTGTGTGTCCTTGAATAAATGAAACgagcaaaaaaaggaaaaaagaagtaAAATGACGTCTTGTCTGAgaaactgatgaaaataaaatgagttttaaacaagaacaaaaaccTATCAATGGCCTCAAAACACTTCAAGATCTTATTGACACATTTGTTCTTGTTTCAAGCATAAACtcatatcattatatatatataataaaaaatatattaatatataactgaaatgaaaaaacaaaacaaatgaagatGTAAAAGTGGAGGAGGTGTACCTTCAGCCGGGGACAAAGGAACATGGAACGCTGGAGACATAAACAAACCATGAGAAAATGATACAAACGACAGCGTTTCacactaaaataaagaaaactaaataaacactGAACGACTCAAAcacgtgctgtgtgtgtgtgtgtgtgtgtgtttactggacTGGGACGTGCTTCTGGGTTTGCCGATGTACTTCAGGATGGGATTGCGCTTCTTGTCGTCTCCGTCCTTCTCTCGTCTGGCGCTGCTCAGCTGTGTGTGAGACGTGAAGAGCATCGTGAGGATCCAGTCAGAGCCAGAGCTGGTCCGATCACTGCACACCACACATTACCTTCTTCGCTTTAGGAAAGAACGGGAGCCACTTTTCCTTCTCGGACATCAAGCCGGGGAACACTTTGGAGTCTCTGAGTTTAATGCCCGAGTGTCTGAGGTAGAGATGAACCGCAGACGCTAGCGGAGAGCTGACAGCAGAACAACGGTCAGCATCCTCATCTAATCTCATATAATCACAGAAATCAGCGCTAGCGCAGGATTGAAGCTCATACCTTCGGTCCTCCTCATGTTTGGAGCTGGAAGGAGAGGAAGCTGCTGTTAGACGACTGGATTTACTCAGACACACACCTGAAGAGAGACAGGGTCCCGTGACGGACGCCTCATGCTGTGTGTACAGCGGTCATGTGACCCGTCtgtgggtcatgtgactgctcCGCGTCCAGGCGTGTCCCGGGACCTTTGTATCTCACGCTAGCtcactttcagtttatttctgtcacCTGACGGCTTTATAACCCGTGCTGCTGGTTTATGGTAGATTTCTCCTGTTGGTTTTACAGCATATTAACCAGACGGGGTATAGTGTGTGCCTTTTCT
This genomic interval carries:
- the arhgef11 gene encoding rho guanine nucleotide exchange factor 11 isoform X5 — its product is MSVRQPTSTLDSPFAAWLSSLTLGDSERRSSPGQQRETLSDLPSDSAGTGLVQRCVVVQRDNLGFGFTVCGERIKLVQNVRPGGAAVKAGVQEGDRIIKVNGSLVSSMSHQEVVKMIKSGTYVALTLQGPPPSAASIPLQPLPTDPLPNHRTAPGEAPPPPPTPPTGSSTPTQRITGPKPLQDPEVQKHATEILRRMLEQEEAELQNLLEEHSRNPSSSLEERIERARRRASQVRVKIQQDVDGTRSEAVASYLTAGEGRLSVDSSEGDLEACESPFSSPSTFRIRRQGSDTLPSDSGGKSQIIGPEEEEEEEDGYSINETDGPFQDIELLKSRPAHMTVFMRYVFNQLLDPNPLLFYLSVEAYLGSSPKDARSLAPQICSHFLEPDAPVKIKVREEILTDIEGRLHAQEDIRGPLSELQQQVLPDIQEQLQDYRNKQTMGLGSLFGEGDLQQLDGDPVKERTVVDRQVLALWDILSKHEEDRSSPLASAVHLYLRHSGIKLRDSKVFPGLMSEKEKWLPFFPKAKKLSSARREKDGDDKKRNPILKYIGKPRIRPGSVRNIIQQFENNSDSVEEGDSEGQTLSSSSFGEDSMDSPTISVRLARSESLKAQGEGRRRGGGAGAESVPRSRSDVDMEDVEEREGPGLRLLHHSASSSASSSSARSLENPTPPYTPRSQRRMLDAPVALLPDAPALDEDVVDSHNWQETVEPHVLASLSSREIDRQAVIYELYTTEASHLRTLRVLDQVFYQKMQSVLSPEELSCIFLNLRHVYELHASLCEAMKKRRESPVVQGIGDIMLARLEGEAGDQFEEQVSHLCSQQSQALELIKSKQRKDPRFAHLIQECEASPHCRRLQLKDLLVAEMQRLTKYPLLLDNIIKHSEPSSPDLPLLQRAQARCRGILQAVNEVVRETEHRHRLGQYQRRLDLTPLERLANPLAAQFKSLDLTTKRMIHEGSLTWRVSKDKAIEVQALLLSDLLVLLQRGADERLVLRCPSRSLGGAPDLKIPFCPILRLDSALVRLVATDNKALYVISTSESQIYELVAGTSSEKNTWKDLLEKTIAAASLGAGSSKQGSPAPSSGVRSSDNALDVLESSVSLEQDSVSDDEAALTPTDGSDTHHHQDGDGSPRTKAAVAEAALQDVETLRQLIFRDLEDGWSQDSDDTPTNETANERSPLTDGVGAEFSDPAPSERPSQWGEESVEAPPVEVPQSPIKVVRKVVGAGCSLPDDITDDVTAGQSSGDGGNMFYLVMPREASSALTDESSTDELKDSDASHSIHQTQDTSFISEEEEQETPCLSPADQSLTETLSHRDRPGQSPPSLQRHVIRNVDEIFSTMEELMRKLQHLRDIEADHYKLLKKLRKPLPVDKMSSDFVYKSPTAARMPSLDRGAGDGKEGVSTEPAQPEIQSTGF
- the arhgef11 gene encoding rho guanine nucleotide exchange factor 11 isoform X3, which gives rise to MSVRQPTSTLDSPFAAWLSSLTLGDSERRSSPGQQRETLSDLPSDSAGTGLVQRCVVVQRDNLGFGFTVCGERIKLVQNVRPGGAAVKAGVQEGDRIIKVNGSLVSSMSHQEVVKMIKSGTYVALTLQGPPPSAASIPLQPLPTDPLPNHRTAPGEAPPPPPTPPTGSSTPTQRITGPKPLQDPEVQKHATEILRRMLEQEEAELQNLLEEHSRNPSSSLEERIERARRRASQVRVKIQQDVDGTRSEAVASYLTAGEGRLSVDSSEGDLEACESPFSSPSTFRIRRQGSDTLPSDSGGKSQIIGPEEEEEEEDGYSINETDGPFQDIELLKSRPAHMTVFMRYVFNQLLDPNPLLFYLSVEAYLGSSPKDARSLAPQICSHFLEPDAPVKIKVREEILTDIEGRLHAQEDIRGPLSELQQQVLPDIQEQLQDYRNKQTMGLGSLFGEGDLQQLDGDPVKERTVVDRQVLALWDILSKHEEDRSSPLASAVHLYLRHSGIKLRDSKVFPGLMSEKEKWLPFFPKAKKLSSARREKDGDDKKRNPILKYIGKPRTFHVPLSPAEVRPGSVRNIIQQFENNSDSVEEGDSEGQTLSSSSFGEDSMDSPTISVRLARSESLKAQGEGRRRGGGAGAESVPRSRSDVDMEDVEEREGPGLRLLHHSASSSASSSSARSLENPTPPYTPRSQRRMLDAPVALLPDAPALDEDVVDSHNWQETVEPHVLASLSSREIDRQAVIYELYTTEASHLRTLRVLDQVFYQKMQSVLSPEELSCIFLNLRHVYELHASLCEAMKKRRESPVVQGIGDIMLARLEGEAGDQFEEQVSHLCSQQSQALELIKSKQRKDPRFAHLIQECEASPHCRRLQLKDLLVAEMQRLTKYPLLLDNIIKHSEPSSPDLPLLQRAQARCRGILQAVNEVVRETEHRHRLGQYQRRLDLTPLERLANPLAAQFKSLDLTTKRMIHEGSLTWRVSKDKAIEVQALLLSDLLVLLQRGADERLVLRCPSRSLGGAPDLKIPFCPILRLDSALVRLVATDNKALYVISTSESQIYELVAGTSSEKNTWKDLLEKTIAAASLGAGSSKQGSPAPSSGVRSSDNALDVLESSVSLEQDSVSDDEAALTPTDGSDTHHHQDGDGSPRTKAAVAEAALQDVETLRQLIFRDLEDGWSQDSDDTPTNETANERSPLTDGVGAEFSDPAPSERPSQWGEESVEAPPVEVPQSPIKVVRKVVGAGCSLPDDITDDVTAGQSSGDGGNMFYLVMPREASSALTDESSTDELKDSDASHSIHQTQDTSFISEEEEQETPCLSPADQSLTETLSHRDRPGQSPPSLQRHVIRNVDEIFSTMEELMRKLQHLRDIEADHYKLLKKLRKPLPVDKMSSDFVYKSPTAARMPSLDRGAGDGKEGVSTEPAQPEIQSTGF